Proteins encoded by one window of Vidua chalybeata isolate OUT-0048 chromosome 15, bVidCha1 merged haplotype, whole genome shotgun sequence:
- the LOC128795876 gene encoding protocadherin beta-15-like translates to MALARQVLCLSAFLSLPHARAEPIRYSVAEEAESGSLVGQVAEDAGLTPAQLSARRARLVSEDGRQHFRLDRASGRLVVAARLDREELCGQSATCMLPFELLLSNPLQFFRVEVALDDINDHSPDFREDRVAFRIPETSDPGSLFPLEAAQDNDIGSNTVQEYSISPENEYFSVSYGSRDNADKYLELVLEKPLDREEHAEMGFSVIAVDGGSPPRSGTIEISIIILDVNDNAPKFRQEPYIAKVLENMPEGSVVLTVLATDPDAGINGDITYQLSQAVGQSDSAFVIDPITGEIKIKQPLDFEAAETHKLIVRATDGGGLSAICKVLVEVVDVNDNAPELVVSSFSSPLPENTVPGTVVALFAVRDRDSGANGKISCALEDQLFFSLRPAYKNYYELVTVSALDREETPRYILSVRAADAGSPPLTTTQTFSVDISDVNDNAPVFNQTSYTMYVRENNVPTVFVGAVSAADADVGLNAKVTYSLAPEQGAERPSCSCISVNSENGHVFVLRPLDYEHLRQTEVTVSASDAGSPPLRANVTVRLVVLDENDNAPLVLYPAQDSSPASSELVPVSAEAGYLISKVVAVDADSGQNSWLSYHLLRATDPGLFSVALQSGEVRLRRPVTERDSVKQKLLVLVRDNGKPPLSATAALSALLLKDFSDVRLPHSSPATEDQDGSLTTYLIISLVFVSLLFLISTAVFVARKVCRRKQLKAGHVLYGADNLQSGLADAAAAGSLPRAYCYEISLTTGSGNSEFKFLKPILPSLPPQHCAVAQGPDEEQDFPCVPVSTEDMAPDNAGTLSAGQFNALSFN, encoded by the coding sequence ATGGCGCTCGCAAGGCAAGTGCTttgtctctctgctttcctctcgCTGCCGCACGCTCGCGCCGAGCCCATCCGCTACTCCGTAGCCGAGGAGGCGGAAAGCGGCTCCCTGGTGGGCCAGGTGGCGGAGGATGCGGGGCTGACGCCGGCGCAGCTCTCGGCTCGCCGCGCCCGCCTGGTCTCGGAGGACGGCCGGCAGCATTTTCGCTTAGACCGCGCCTCCGGCCGCCTCGTCGTGGCGGCGAGGCTGGACCGGGAGGAGCTCTGCGGCCAGTCCGCCACCTGCATGCTCCCCTtcgagctgctgctctccaaccCCCTGCAGTTCTTTCGGGTCGAGGTGGCTCTGGACGATATCAATGACCACTCACCCGACTTCCGAGAAGATCGAGTCGCTTTTAGGATCCCCGAAACGAGCGACCCCGGTTCACTTTTCCCGCTGGAGGCAGCTCAGGACAATGATATTGGCagcaacacagtccaggagtACAGCATCTCTCCGGAGAATGAGTATTTCAGTGTCTCCTATGGGAGTCGGGATAATGCTGACAAATATCTTGAACTTGTTTTGGAAAAGCCACTAGATAGAGAGGAGCATGCAGAGATGGGTTTCAGTGTTATTGCTGTGGATGGGGGCTCTCCTCCTCGAAGTGGGACCATTGAGATCTCTATTATCATTCTAGATGTAAATGACAATGCTCCCAAATTCAGGCAAGAGCCTTATATTGCGAAGGTTTTGGAAAACATGCCAGAAGGCTCTGTAGTTCTGACTGTGTTGGCAACGGATCCAGATGCAGGAATTAATGGGGACATCACCTATCAACTCAGCCAGGCAGTGGGACAGAGTGACTCTGCATTTGTGATTGATCCCATAACTggtgaaattaaaatcaaacaaCCTCTGGACTTTGAGGCAGCAGAAACTCACAAGCTGATTGTAAGGGCCACAGACGGAGGGGGCCTATCAGCAATCTGCAAAGTGCTGGTGGAGGTGGTGGATGTGAATGACAATGCCCCAGAGCTGGTGGTCAGTTCCTTCAGCAGTCCCCTCCCCGAGAACACAGTGCCCGGCACGGTGGTTGCCCTGTTTGCGGTCAGGGACCGGGATTCTGGTGCCAACGGGAAGATCTCCTGTGCCCTCGAGGATCAGCTCTTCTTCTCCCTGCGGCCAGCCTATAAGAATTACTATGAGCTGGTGACAGTGAGCGCGCTGGACCGCGAGGAGACGCCTCGCTACATCCTCAGTGTGAGGGCAGCAGATGCGGGGTCGCCTCCTCTCACAACCACCCAGACCTTCAGCGTGGACATCTCCGATGTCAATGACAACGCCCCCGTCTTCAACCAGACCTCCTACACCATGTACGTGCGTGAGAACAACGTCCCCACGGTGTTTGTTGGGGCCGTCAGTGCTGCAGATGCTGACGTGGGGCTCAATGCCAAGGTGACCTATTCCCTGGCCCCAGAGCAAGGGGCAGAGCGGCCCTCGTGCTCCTGCATCTCTGTGAACTCTGAGAACGGGCACGTGTTTGTGCTGCGGCCCCTGGACTACGAGCACTTGAGGCAGACCGAGGTGACGGTCAGTGCCTCTGACGCGGGCTCTCCTCCCCTCAGAGCCAACGTCACCGTCCGCCTGGTCGTGCTGGACGAGAATGACAACGCACCGCTGGTGCTCTacccagcccaggacagcagcccagcGTCCAGTGAGCTGGTGCCCGTGTCGGCTGAGGCGGGCTACCTCATCAGCAAAGTGGTGGCCGTCGATGCCGACTCGGGACAGAACTCCTGGCTCTCCTACCACCTGCTGAGGGCCACCGACCCAGGGCTGTTTTCCGTGGCCCTCCAAAGCGGGGAGGTGCGTCTGAGGAGGCCGGTGACAGAGAGAGACAGCGTCAAGCAGAAGCTCCTTGTCCTGGTCAGAGACAACGGCAAGCCCCCGCTGTCAGCCACGGCAGCTCTGAGCGCTCTCCTGCTCAAGGACTTCTCCGACGTGCGCCTCCCGCACAGCAGCCCGGCCACAGAGGATCAGGACGGCTCCCTGACCACCTATTTAATCATTTCCTTGGTCTTTGTCtcactcctcttcctcatctccaCCGCAGTCTTTGTCGCTCGCAAGGTCTGcaggagaaagcagctgaaggcTGGCCATGTGCTTTATGGTGCCGACAACTTGCAGAGCGGCCTGGCCGATGCAGCCGCTGCAGGGAGCCTGCCCCGCGCCTATTGCTACGAGATCAGCCTCACTACGGGCTCGGGCAACAGCGAGTTCAAATTCCTCAAGcccatcctgcccagcctgcccccACAGCACTGCGCCGTGGCCCAGGGCCCGGATGAGGAGCAGGAtttcccctgtgtccctgtcagcACAGAGGACATGGCCCCAGACAATGCTGGGACTCTCTCTGCAGGACAGTTCAATGCTCTGTCCTTTAACTGA
- the LOC128795874 gene encoding protocadherin beta-15-like: protein MALARQVLCLSAFLSLPHARAEPIRYSVAEEAESGSLVGQLAEDAGLTPAQLSARRARLVSEDGRQHFRLDRASGRLVVAARLDREELCGQSATCMLPFELLLSNPLQFFRVEVALDDINDHSPVFRQDRVTFKILERSDPGSRFPLEVARDLDIGSNTVQAYSIAPKNEYFSVSYGSRSNTDKYLELVLEKPLDREEHAEMGFSVIAVDGGSPPRSGTIEISIIILDVNDNAPIFTQERYIAKVLENMPEGSVVLTVLATDPDAGLNGEISYDFGEAVGQSDSAFVIDSITGQIKNTKSLDFEAEESHELSVRATDGGGLSAICKVLVEVVDVNDNAPELVVSSFSSPLPENTVPGTVVALFAVRDRDSGANGKISCALEDQLFFSLRPAYKNYYELVTVSALDREETPRYILSVRAADAGSPPLTTTQTFSVDISDVNDNAPVFNQTSYTMYVRENNVPTVFVGAVSAADADVGLNAKVTYSLAPEQGAERPSCSCISVNSENGHVFVLRPLDYEHLRQTEVTVSASDAGSPPLRANVTVRLVVLDENDNAPLVLYPAQDSSPASSELVPVSAEAGYLISKVVAVDADSGQNSWLSYHLLRATDPGLFSVALQSGEVRLRRPVTERDSVKQKLLVLVRDNGKPPLSATAALSALLLKDFSDVRLPHSSPATEDQDGSLTTYLIISLVFVSLLFLISTAVFVARKVCRRKQLKAGHVLYGADNLQSGLADAAAAGSLPRAYCYEISLTTGSGNSEFKFLKPILPSLPPQHCAVAQGPDEEQDFPCVPVSTEDMAPDNAGTLSAGQFNALSFN from the coding sequence ATGGCGCTCGCAAGGCAAGTGCTttgtctctctgctttcctctcgCTGCCGCACGCTCGCGCCGAGCCCATCCGCTACTCCGTAGCCGAGGAGGCGGAAAGCGGCTCCCTGGTGGGCCAGCTGGCGGAGGATGCGGGGCTGACGCCGGCGCAGCTCTCGGCTCGCCGCGCCCGCCTGGTCTCGGAGGACGGCCGGCAGCATTTTCGCTTAGACCGCGCCTCCGGCCGCCTCGTCGTGGCGGCGAGGCTGGACCGGGAGGAGCTCTGCGGCCAGTCCGCCACCTGCATGCTCCCCTtcgagctgctgctctccaaccCCCTGCAGTTCTTTCGGGTCGAGGTGGCTCTGGACGATATCAATGACCACTCACCTGTTTTCCGACAAGATCGAGTCACTTTTAAGATCCTGGAAAGGAGCGACCCAGGCTCTCGTTTCCCGCTGGAGGTGGCTCGGGACCTCGATATTGGTAGCAACACAGTCCAGGCATACAGCATTGCTCCCAAGAACGAGTATTTCAGTGTCTCCTATGGGAGTCGGAGTAATACTGACAAATATCTTGAACTTGTTTTGGAAAAGCCACTAGATAGAGAGGAGCATGCAGAGATGGGTTTCAGTGTTATTGCTGTGGATGGGGGCTCTCCTCCTCGAAGCGGGACCATTGAGATCTCTATTATCATTCTAGATGTAAATGATAATGCTCCCATATTCACCCAGGAACGTTATATTGCAAAGGTTCTGGAGAACATGCCAGAAGGCTCTGTAGTTCTGACTGTGCTGGCAACAGATCCAGATGCAGGACTTAATGGTGAAATTTCCTATGATTTCGGTGAAGCCGTTGGACAGAGTGACTCAGCATTTGTGATTGATTCCATAACAGGtcaaattaaaaacacaaaatctcTGGACTTCGAGGCAGAAGAATCTCATGAGCTCAGTGTGAGAGCGACAGATGGTGGGGGTCTCTCAGCAATCTGCAAAGTGCTGGTGGAAGTGGTGGATGTGAATGACAATGCCCCAGAGCTGGTGGTCAGTTCCTTCAGCAGTCCCCTCCCCGAGAACACAGTGCCCGGCACGGTGGTTGCCCTGTTTGCGGTCAGGGACCGGGATTCTGGTGCCAACGGGAAGATCTCCTGTGCCCTCGAGGATCAGCTCTTCTTCTCCCTGCGGCCAGCCTATAAGAATTACTACGAGCTGGTGACAGTGAGCGCGCTGGACCGCGAGGAGACGCCTCGCTACATCCTCAGTGTGAGGGCAGCAGATGCGGGGTCGCCTCCTCTCACAACCACCCAGACCTTCAGCGTGGACATCTCCGATGTCAATGACAACGCCCCCGTCTTCAACCAGACCTCCTACACCATGTACGTGCGTGAGAACAACGTCCCCACGGTGTTTGTTGGGGCCGTCAGTGCTGCAGATGCTGACGTGGGGCTCAATGCCAAGGTGACCTATTCCCTGGCCCCAGAGCAAGGGGCAGAGCGGCCCTCGTGCTCCTGCATCTCTGTGAACTCTGAGAACGGGCACGTGTTTGTGCTGCGGCCCCTGGACTACGAGCACTTGAGGCAGACCGAGGTGACGGTCAGTGCCTCTGACGCGGGCTCTCCTCCCCTCAGAGCCAACGTCACCGTCCGCCTGGTCGTGCTGGACGAGAATGACAACGCACCGCTGGTGCTCTacccagcccaggacagcagcccagcGTCCAGTGAGCTGGTGCCCGTGTCGGCTGAGGCGGGCTACCTCATCAGCAAAGTGGTGGCCGTCGATGCCGACTCGGGACAGAACTCCTGGCTCTCCTACCACCTGCTGAGGGCCACCGACCCAGGGCTGTTTTCCGTGGCCCTCCAAAGCGGGGAGGTGCGTCTGAGGAGGCCGGTGACAGAGAGAGACAGCGTCAAGCAGAAGCTCCTTGTCCTGGTCAGAGACAACGGCAAGCCCCCGCTGTCAGCCACGGCAGCTCTGAGCGCTCTCCTGCTCAAGGACTTCTCCGACGTGCGCCTCCCGCACAGCAGCCCGGCCACAGAGGATCAGGACGGCTCCCTGACCACCTATTTAATCATTTCCTTGGTCTTTGTCtcactcctcttcctcatctccaCCGCAGTCTTTGTCGCTCGCAAGGTCTGcaggagaaagcagctgaaggcTGGCCATGTGCTTTATGGTGCCGACAACTTGCAGAGCGGCCTGGCCGATGCAGCCGCTGCAGGGAGCCTGCCCCGCGCCTATTGCTACGAGATCAGCCTCACTACGGGCTCGGGCAACAGCGAGTTCAAATTCCTCAAGcccatcctgcccagcctgcccccACAGCACTGCGCCGTGGCCCAGGGCCCGGATGAGGAGCAGGAtttcccctgtgtccctgtcagcACAGAGGACATGGCCCCAGACAATGCTGGGACTCTCTCTGCAGGACAGTTCAATGCTCTGTCCTTTAACTGA
- the LOC128795846 gene encoding protocadherin beta-15-like, with amino-acid sequence MALARQVLCLSAFLSLPHARAEPIRYSVAEEAESGSLVGQLAEDAGLTPAQLSARRARLVSEDGRQHFRLDRASGRLVVAARLDREELCGQSAACMLPFELLLSNPLQFFRVEVALDDINDHSPVFRQDRVTFKIPETNEPDSRFPLEVARDLDIGSNTVQEYSISPANEYFSVSYGTGISGKKYLELVLEKPLDREKHAEMGFSVIAVDGGSPSRSGATQVNIVILDANDNAPMFTKEVYIGKVLENMPAGSVVLTVLATDQDAGINGNISYDFGEAVGQSDSAFVIDSITGEIKITKPLDFEAEESHELSVRATDGGGLSAICKVLVEVVDVNDNAPELVVSSFSSPLPENTVPGTVVALFAVRDRDSGANGKISCALEDQLFFSLRPAYKNYYELVTVSALDREETPRYILSVRAADAGSPPLTTTQTFSVDISDVNDNAPVFNQTSYTMYVRENNVPTVFVGAVSAADADVGLNAKVTYSLAPEQGAERPSCSCISVNSENGHVFVLRPLDYEHLRQTEVTVSASDAGSPPLRANVTVRLVVLDENDNAPLVLYPAQDSSPASSELVPVSAEAGYLISKVVAVDADSGQNSWLSYHLLRATDPGLFSVALQSGEVRLRRPVTERDSVKQKLLVLVRDNGKPPLSATAALSALLLKDFSDVRLPHSSPATEDQDGSLTTYLIISLVFVSLLFLISTAVFVARKVCRRKQLKAGHVLYGADNLQSGLADAAAAGSLPRAYCYEISLTTGSGNSEFKFLKPILPSLPPQHCAVAQGPDEEQDFPCVPVSTEDMAPDNAGTLSAGQFNALSFN; translated from the coding sequence ATGGCGCTCGCAAGGCAAGTGCTttgtctctctgctttcctctcgCTGCCGCACGCTCGCGCCGAGCCCATCCGCTACTCCGTAGCCGAGGAGGCGGAAAGCGGCTCCCTGGTGGGCCAGCTGGCGGAGGATGCGGGGCTGACGCCGGCGCAGCTCTCGGCTCGCCGCGCCCGCCTGGTCTCGGAGGACGGCCGGCAGCATTTTCGCTTAGACCGCGCCTCCGGCCGCCTCGTCGTGGCGGCGAGGCTGGACCGGGAGGAGCTCTGCGGCCAGTCCGCCGCCTGCATGCTCCCCTtcgagctgctgctctccaaccCCCTGCAGTTCTTTCGGGTCGAGGTGGCTCTGGACGATATCAATGACCATTCGCCTGTTTTCAGACAAGATCGAGTCACTTTTAAGATTCCAGAGACGAACGAACCCGACTCTCGTTTCCCGCTAGAAGTGGCTCGGGACCTAGATATTGGTagcaacacagtccaggagtACAGCATCTCTCCCGCGAACGAGTATTTCAGTGTCTCCTATGGGACTGGGATTTCAGGCAAGAAGTATCTTGAACTGGTCTTGGAAAAGCCACTAGACAGAGAGAAGCATGCAGAGATGGGTTTCAGTGTTATTGCTGTGGATGGGGGCTCTCCTTCCAGAAGTGGGGCCACCCAAGTAAACATTGTAATTCTGGATGCAAATGACAATGCTCCCATGTTCACAAAGGAGGTGTACATTGGAAAGGTGTTGGAGAACATGCCAGCAGGCTCTGTGGTTCTGACTGTGCTGGCAACTGATCAGGATGCAGGAATTAATGGGAACATTTCCTATGATTTCGGTGAAGCAGTCGGCCAGAGTGATTCAGCCTTCGTGATTGATTCCATAACTGgtgaaattaaaatcacaaaacCTCTGGACTTTGAGGCAGAAGAATCTCACGAGCTCAGTGTGAGGGCCACAGATGGTGGGGGTCTCTCAGCAATCTGCAAAGTGCTGGTGGAGGTGGTGGATGTGAATGACAATGCCCCAGAGCTGGTGGTCAGTTCCTTCAGCAGTCCCCTCCCCGAGAACACAGTGCCCGGCACGGTGGTTGCCCTGTTTGCGGTCAGGGACCGGGATTCTGGTGCCAACGGGAAGATCTCCTGTGCCCTCGAGGATCAGCTCTTCTTCTCCCTGCGGCCAGCCTATAAGAATTACTACGAGCTGGTGACAGTGAGCGCGCTGGACCGCGAGGAGACGCCTCGCTACATCCTCAGTGTGAGGGCAGCAGATGCGGGGTCGCCTCCTCTCACAACCACCCAGACCTTCAGCGTGGACATCTCCGATGTCAATGACAACGCCCCCGTCTTCAACCAGACCTCCTACACCATGTACGTGCGTGAGAACAACGTCCCCACGGTGTTTGTTGGGGCCGTCAGTGCTGCAGATGCTGACGTGGGGCTCAATGCCAAGGTGACCTATTCCCTGGCCCCAGAGCAAGGGGCAGAGCGGCCCTCGTGCTCCTGCATCTCTGTGAACTCTGAGAACGGGCACGTGTTTGTGCTGCGGCCCCTGGACTACGAGCACTTGAGGCAGACCGAGGTGACGGTCAGTGCCTCTGACGCGGGCTCTCCTCCCCTCAGAGCCAACGTCACCGTCCGCCTGGTCGTGCTGGACGAGAATGACAACGCACCGCTGGTGCTCTacccagcccaggacagcagcccagcGTCCAGTGAGCTGGTGCCCGTGTCGGCTGAGGCGGGCTACCTCATCAGCAAAGTGGTGGCCGTCGATGCCGACTCGGGACAGAACTCCTGGCTCTCCTACCACCTGCTGAGGGCCACCGACCCAGGGCTGTTTTCCGTGGCCCTCCAAAGCGGGGAGGTGCGTCTGAGGAGGCCGGTGACAGAGAGAGACAGCGTCAAGCAGAAGCTCCTTGTCCTGGTCAGAGACAACGGCAAGCCCCCGCTGTCAGCCACGGCAGCTCTGAGCGCTCTCCTGCTCAAGGACTTCTCCGACGTGCGCCTCCCGCACAGCAGCCCGGCCACAGAGGATCAGGACGGCTCCCTGACCACCTATTTAATCATTTCCTTGGTCTTTGTCtcactcctcttcctcatctccaCCGCAGTCTTTGTCGCTCGCAAGGTCTGcaggagaaagcagctgaaggcTGGCCATGTGCTTTATGGTGCCGACAACTTGCAGAGCGGCCTGGCCGATGCAGCCGCTGCAGGGAGCCTGCCCCGCGCCTATTGCTACGAGATCAGCCTCACTACGGGCTCGGGCAACAGCGAGTTCAAATTCCTCAAGcccatcctgcccagcctgcccccACAGCACTGCGCCGTGGCCCAGGGCCCGGATGAGGAGCAGGAtttcccctgtgtccctgtcagcACAGAGGACATGGCCCCAGACAATGCTGGGACTCTCTCTGCAGGACAGTTCAATGCTCTGTCCTTTAACTGA
- the LOC128795839 gene encoding protocadherin beta-15-like, with the protein MILITVQQLTGTPWDLDIGSNTVQEYSISPVNEYFSVSYGTGISGKKYLELVLEKPLDREEQAEMCLSVTAVDGGSPSRSGATQVNIVILDANDNAPMFTKEVYIGKVLENMPAGSVVLTVLATDQDAGINGNISYQFSQAVGQNELAFVIDSITGEIKITKSLDFEAEESHELSVRARDGGGLSAICKVLVEVVDVNDNAPELVVSSFSSPLPENTVPGTVVALFAVRDRDSGANGKISCALEDQLFFSLRPAYKNYYELVTVSALDREETPRYILSVRAADAGSPPLTTTQTFSVDISDVNDNAPVFNQTSYTMYVRENNVPTVFVGAVSAADADVGLNAKVTYSLAPEQGAERPSCSCISVNSENGHVFVLRPLDYEHLRQTEVTVSASDAGSPPLRANVTVRLVVLDENDNAPLVLYPAQDSSPASSELVPVSAEAGYLISKVVAVDADSGQNSWLSYHLLRATDPGLFSVALQSGEVRLRRPVTERDSVKQKLLVLVRDNGKPPLSATAALSALLLKDFSDVRLPHSSPATEDQDGSLTTYLIISLVFVSLLFLISTAVFVARKVCRRKQLKAGHVLYGADNLQSGLADAAASGSLPRAYCYEISLTTGSGNSEFKFLKPILPSLPPQHCAVGQGPDEEQDFPCVPVSTEDMAPDNAGTLSAGQFNALSFN; encoded by the exons ATGATCCTGATTACTGTCCAGCAGCTCACAG ggacaccttgggacCTCGATATTGGTagcaacacagtccaggagtACAGCATCTCTCCAGTGAACGAGTATTTCAGTGTCTCCTATGGGACTGGGATTTCAGGCAAGAAGTATCTTGAACTGGTCTTGGAAAAGCCACTAGacagagaggagcaggcagagatgTGTCTCAGTGTTACTGCCGTGGATGGGGGCTCTCCTTCCAGAAGTGGGGCCACCCAAGTAAACATTGTAATTCTGGATGCAAATGACAATGCTCCCATGTTCACAAAGGAGGTGTACATTGGAAAGGTGTTGGAGAACATGCCAGCAGGCTCTGTGGTTCTGACTGTGCTGGCAACTGATCAGGATGCAGGAATTAATGGGAACATTTCCTATCAATTCAGCCAGGCAGTAGGACAGAATGAGTTAGCATTTGTGATTGATTCCATAACGGgtgaaattaaaatcacaaaatctCTGGACTTTGAGGCAGAAGAATCTCACGAGCTCAGTGTGAGGGCCAGAGATGGTGGGGGTCTCTCAGCAATCTGCAAAGTGCTGGTGGAAGTGGTGGATGTGAATGACAATGCCCCAGAGCTGGTGGTCAGTTCCTTCAGCAGTCCCCTCCCCGAGAACACAGTGCCCGGCACGGTGGTTGCCCTGTTTGCGGTCAGGGACCGGGATTCTGGTGCCAACGGGAAGATCTCCTGTGCCCTCGAGGATCAGCTCTTCTTCTCCCTGCGGCCAGCCTATAAGAATTACTACGAGCTGGTGACAGTGAGCGCGCTGGACCGCGAGGAGACGCCTCGCTACATCCTCAGTGTGAGGGCAGCAGATGCGGGGTCGCCTCCTCTCACAACCACCCAGACCTTCAGCGTGGACATCTCCGATGTCAATGACAACGCCCCCGTCTTCAACCAGACCTCCTACACCATGTACGTGCGTGAGAACAACGTCCCCACGGTGTTTGTTGGGGCCGTCAGTGCTGCAGATGCTGACGTGGGGCTCAACGCCAAGGTGACCTATTCCCTGGCCCCAGAGCAAGGGGCAGAGCGGCCCTCGTGCTCCTGCATCTCTGTGAACTCTGAGAACGGGCACGTGTTTGTGCTGCGGCCCCTGGACTACGAGCACTTGAGGCAGACCGAGGTGACGGTCAGTGCCTCTGACGCGGGCTCTCCTCCCCTCAGAGCCAACGTCACCGTCCGCCTGGTCGTGCTGGACGAGAATGACAACGCACCGCTGGTGCTCTacccagcccaggacagcagcccagcGTCCAGTGAGCTGGTGCCCGTGTCGGCTGAGGCGGGCTACCTCATCAGCAAAGTGGTGGCCGTCGATGCTGACTCGGGACAGAACTCCTGGCTCTCCTACCACCTGCTGAGGGCCACCGACCCAGGGCTGTTTTCCGTGGCCCTCCAAAGCGGGGAGGTGCGTCTGAGGAGGCCGGTGACAGAGAGAGACAGCGTCAAGCAGAAGCTCCTTGTCCTGGTCAGAGACAACGGCAAGCCCCCGCTGTCAGCCACGGCAGCTCTGAGCGCTCTCCTGCTCAAGGACTTCTCCGACGTGCGCCTCCCGCACAGCAGCCCGGCCACAGAGGATCAGGACGGCTCCCTGACCACCTATTTAATCATTTCCTTGGTCTTTGTCtcactcctcttcctcatctccaCCGCAGTCTTTGTCGCTCGCAAGGTCTGcaggagaaagcagctgaaggcTGGCCATGTGCTTTATGGTGCCGACAACTTGCAGAGCGGCCTGGCCGATGCAGCCGCTTCAGGGAGCCTGCCCCGCGCCTATTGCTACGAGATCAGCCTCACTACGGGCTCGGGCAACAGCGAGTTCAAATTCCTCAAGcccatcctgcccagcctgcccccACAGCACTGCGCCGTGGGCCAGGGCCCGGATGAGGAGCAGGAtttcccctgtgtccctgtcagcACAGAGGACATGGCCCCAGACAATGCTGGGACTCTCTCTGCAGGACAGTTCAATGCTCTGTCCTTTAACTGA